The Fictibacillus phosphorivorans genomic sequence TATCGGGAACACTCCACAAGAATTGTTTAATTTTAATGCCTATAATGCTGCTTATGAATATGATGTTATTTATGAGAATAACTACAAAGTTCGAGTTGTAAGTAAACGCAATAAGAAAACGTATATCATTGATCTATCAAAACGAGACAAAGAGTATTTAAATGAAATATATGATATGAACGGAAAGCTGAAGAAACCAATTACCGGCTTTGTGAATCCATTAAGTGGTCTATATCCAATTGACTTTGATTCCGATGGAGTTTACGAACTATCTGCTTATCAAAAGATCGCAGGCTTATATAACGCAGACGTTTTAGGGTATGTGGTGAACACGCTAGGTTGGGATAATAATCGATTTGTTCTTCAGAATCAATATGTAGCAATTTCTGGGACATAAAAAAGAGATCTAGCCTCTTCAAAGGGTTAGATCTCTGTTTGTTAGGCATTCATGCTATAGATGGTCCATGATAAGTAGGTAGCAAATGAGCTCCAGAGAAGATAAGGAATAAGCAACCATCCTGAGACTTTTCTTAAACGACCGGCATAGATGACTAATAGTAAAGTCGTGACTGCAATTAACAGGGCGTCGATGCTCGCTGCGAATAAATCTTTCTGTGTAAACTGAAAATAACCGAAGGCTTGATTGAACACATAGTTGATCGCAAAAAGAATCCAAAA encodes the following:
- a CDS encoding spore coat protein, which encodes MYNNYYRVTPSVVAFAKGDVTGDRVPDDVYLTGTKSQDSPFIENITLFVKNGRTGVQTRVPLSDNAGYNPTLFLGDFTGNGVSDVLVSINSGGSGGFMYHYVYSFIGNTPQELFNFNAYNAAYEYDVIYENNYKVRVVSKRNKKTYIIDLSKRDKEYLNEIYDMNGKLKKPITGFVNPLSGLYPIDFDSDGVYELSAYQKIAGLYNADVLGYVVNTLGWDNNRFVLQNQYVAISGT
- a CDS encoding TspO/MBR family protein, whose amino-acid sequence is MKKSSIAVFIIIFALFYVSSFLFPVDREWYDALNKPSWTPSGQTIGIIWASLFFLIALSATLIYNQYGFKPIGFWILFAINYVFNQAFGYFQFTQKDLFAASIDALLIAVTTLLLVIYAGRLRKVSGWLLIPYLLWSSFATYLSWTIYSMNA